The genomic interval CCAGGCGGCATACGATGCGGCCGCAGCCCAGGATCGCAGCGCGACCGACGGGGTCAGCCAGGCCCGGGCGGGGCTCGCGCAGGCGCACGCGGCGCAGCTCAATGTCCCCATCCGCCGGCAGGATGTCACCGCCGCGGTCGCACAGCAGGCGCAGGCGGCCGCCGGGCTGGAGACGGCGCGCGCCGGCTTCGACGTTGTCGCCCAGCGGGCCGCCGAGCTCGCCACCGCACGGGCCGGGGTCGCCCAGGCCGCGGCGCAACTCGCCGCGGCGCGCCAGCAGTTGGACTACACCCGCGTCATGGCCCCCGCGGATGCCATCGTCGGGAGCGATGTTCCCGTACAGTCCGGCCAAGTCGTCCAGCCGGGGCAGACGCTGCTGACCCTGGTGTTCTCCTCGAGCAAATGGGTGCAGGCGAACTTCAAGGAGACCCAGCTCGGCCGCGTCCGCGCGGGACAGCCGGCCACTATTCGCGTTGATCTGCTCGGCCGGACGTTCCACGGCCGTGTCGAGCGGCTCGGTCCGGCCACAGGCGCCGCGCTCGCCGTTCTCCCGCCTCAGAACGCAACGGGCAACTTCACGAAGGTTGTCCAGAGGGTGCCGGTGCGCATCGCGCTCGAGGACGCTCCGGACACCTTGCAGGTTGGGCTCTCGGTCGAGGCGACCATCGACACGACGGGACGGGGAGCCTCGTCACAATTCGCAGGTGAGGGCGCGCGCTGATGGCCGCGCCACGCGGAGATCCGAGCACCGCCCCCGGCGCGCCGGTCACCCCAAGCAAGTGGCTGGTCACCGCCGCGATCTCCATCGGTACGCTCATGGGGACCATCGACGCGTCCATCGTCAACGTCGCGCTGCCTCATGTGCAGGCGTCCTTCGGGGTCGCGGTCACGGAAGCGACCTGGATCACGACGGCCTACCTGGTCGCGCTCGTCGTGGTCCTGCCGCTCACCGGATGGCTCGGATCGACGTTTGGGCGGAAACGCGTCTACCAGGTCGGGCTGATCGTCTTTACGGGAGCCTCGGTGCTCGCCGGCGTCGCGCCCTCGCTTCCCGCGCTCATTGCCGCCCGGGTGCTGCAGGGGCTGGGCGCCGGCGTCCTCGGCCCGACGGAGCAGTCGATTCTCCGCGAGACCTTTCCCCCCAAGGAGCAGGGCCTCGCCACCGGCCTTTACGGGATGGTGGTGTTGCTGGGGCCCACGATCGGTCCGCTGCTCGGCGGCTGGATCACCGACGCCTACACGTGGCGCTGGATCTTTTTCATCAACCTGCCGGTAGGCCTCCTCGCGTCTGCGATGGTGGCCGTGATCGTCCGTGTCCGCGAAGCTCCGTGGATGCGGGCGGGATTAGCCGGGTTCGACTTCGTCGGCATCGGCCTGATGGCCGCCGGGCTGTCGAGCCTCGTGGTCGTCCTGGAGCAGGGCAACCGGTGGGACTGGTTCGACTCGCCGCTTGTGTGGGCGCTCACGCTGACCGCGGGATCGGGCCTTCTCCTCTTCGTCCTCTGGGAACTCATCGGCACGAAGTCGCCGGCGGTCGACCTGCGGATCCTCGGCAGCCGCGCGTTTACTGCAGGGTGGGTGAGTATCGGGATCGTCGGGTTCGGCCTGATCGGCGGCCTCGTGCTCCAATCGCTCTTCCTCCAGCAAGCCCTGGGCTACACGGCCATGCAGACCGGGCTCAACTTTCTCCCCCGAGGCCTCGTCACGATGCTGATCACCCCGGCCGCGGGGATTGTCACCGCCCTCATCGGCCCCCGCTACATCGTCGCCCCCGGTCTGATGCTCTCCGCGTCGGTAATGTTCCTGATGTCTCGATGGACGCTCGACGCGGGCCCCGCGCAGATCGTCGTTCCGATGCTGCTGCTCGGGTTCGCGCTCTCCCTTTTGCTCGTCCCCCTCTTCGGCTCGGCGCTGAATTCGGTCCCGCGACCCAAGGCGACGGCCGCGGCCGGCCTCATGAATTTGATGTTTCAGCTGGGAGGGTCGTTTGGGACGGCGATCCTCACGACGATGCTCGAGCGCGGCACCGACCTGTTTCACGCGCGCCTGGTGGAGCACGCCAGGCCGGATAACCCGGCGTGGACGGCGGCCCTGGGTCAGATGACGGCGCTGATGACCGTGCGGGGCGGGAGCGACGCCACCACCGGC from bacterium carries:
- a CDS encoding DHA2 family efflux MFS transporter permease subunit, which encodes MAAPRGDPSTAPGAPVTPSKWLVTAAISIGTLMGTIDASIVNVALPHVQASFGVAVTEATWITTAYLVALVVVLPLTGWLGSTFGRKRVYQVGLIVFTGASVLAGVAPSLPALIAARVLQGLGAGVLGPTEQSILRETFPPKEQGLATGLYGMVVLLGPTIGPLLGGWITDAYTWRWIFFINLPVGLLASAMVAVIVRVREAPWMRAGLAGFDFVGIGLMAAGLSSLVVVLEQGNRWDWFDSPLVWALTLTAGSGLLLFVLWELIGTKSPAVDLRILGSRAFTAGWVSIGIVGFGLIGGLVLQSLFLQQALGYTAMQTGLNFLPRGLVTMLITPAAGIVTALIGPRYIVAPGLMLSASVMFLMSRWTLDAGPAQIVVPMLLLGFALSLLLVPLFGSALNSVPRPKATAAAGLMNLMFQLGGSFGTAILTTMLERGTDLFHARLVEHARPDNPAWTAALGQMTALMTVRGGSDATTG